One Salmo trutta chromosome 19, fSalTru1.1, whole genome shotgun sequence genomic window carries:
- the nhp2 gene encoding H/ACA ribonucleoprotein complex subunit 2-like protein — protein sequence MTKVKKEKGIKEEEAGVTETVVTEKSYQELIANINPIANPLATKKLSKKLYKCVKKASKLKQIRRGVKEVQKFINKGETGIVVLAGDTLPIDVYCHLPVMCEDRSLPYAYIPSKVDLGSSAGSKRPTCVIMIKPHEDYKEAYDECFEEVSALPKPL from the exons ATGACCAAGGTAAAGAAGGAAAAAGGCATCaaggaggaggaggctggagtGACCGAGACTGTAGTTACAGAGAAGTCGTATCAAGAGTTGATTGCAAACATCAACCCAATCGCTAATCCACTGGCCACTAAGAAGCTAAGCAAGAAGCTCTACAAATGTGTCAAAAAAG CATCTAAACTCAAACAAATTCGCCGCGGAGTGAAAGAAGTTCAGAAGTTCATTAACAAAGGAGAAACTGG GATTGTGGTGTTGGCTGGAGATACTCTTCCAATCGATGTTTACTGCCATCTACCAGTCATGTGTGAGGACAGGAGTCTGCCATATGCCTATATTCCCTCCAAAGTG GACCTTGGTTCGTCTGCAGGCTCAAAGCGGCCCACCTGCGTCATCATGATCAAACCTCATGAGGACTATAAGGAGGCCTATGATGAGTGTTTTGAAGAGGTCTCTGCCCTGCCCAAACCCCTCTGA